In the Bacillota bacterium LX-D genome, one interval contains:
- a CDS encoding flagellar brake domain-containing protein encodes MQLDNILVINRKVELSRIDENTIYKSLIQEVKDDSFAVAVPSCLGEYLILHPNELVNVMVLSDNERYGFVSKVLFRSRDQIPLYYLSNPKEVERIQLRNFVRIKTIFEVFYQEISSEDLDRLNQLKPQEKARVVDISGGGMQIAIDKKIPVNSLLYVHIPLAMDGDVHNVFVVGKIVRFIPADEKRTHNLAGLGFEKITEKERELLIRFIFCKMREQRWAER; translated from the coding sequence TTGCAGCTTGATAATATTTTAGTAATTAACCGTAAAGTTGAGTTAAGTAGAATAGATGAAAATACCATTTATAAATCTTTGATTCAAGAAGTTAAAGATGATTCATTTGCGGTGGCTGTTCCCTCCTGTTTAGGGGAATATCTTATTTTGCACCCTAATGAATTAGTAAATGTAATGGTTTTGTCAGACAACGAACGCTATGGATTTGTGAGCAAAGTTCTCTTTAGAAGCAGGGATCAGATTCCCTTATATTATTTATCTAACCCCAAAGAAGTAGAGCGTATTCAATTGCGTAATTTCGTACGCATAAAAACAATTTTTGAAGTTTTTTATCAGGAAATTTCTTCTGAAGATTTAGACCGCCTAAATCAGCTTAAACCTCAAGAAAAGGCTCGCGTTGTTGATATTAGCGGGGGTGGAATGCAAATAGCCATAGATAAAAAAATTCCCGTAAATAGTTTGCTTTACGTGCACATTCCTCTGGCAATGGATGGTGATGTACATAATGTATTTGTTGTAGGTAAAATTGTTAGATTTATACCTGCTGACGAAAAACGTACCCATAATTTAGCAGGTCTTGGTTTTGAGAAGATTACGGAAAAAGAAAGGGAGCTCCTGATTCGGTTTATTTTTTGCAAAATGCGGGAACAGCGTTGGGCAGAGAGGTGA
- a CDS encoding FliA/WhiG family RNA polymerase sigma factor — translation MKAEDFLPLVKLIVNHLQVRLPAYLETDDLIGWGVFGLLEAFQKFDPQRGIKFESYATPRIKGAILDAIRKHSWAPRSVYEHLKSYNKVLDKLEQAGNEEITNEMVAAEMGISVSEVEQLLLDINKLTIDSLESFIYAKDNNLTLADTVVDSKSPDPQLMLEEQELKSALVKAIENLGEKDRLLLNLYYYEELTLKEIGQVLNVSESRVCQLHARAITRLRQELKEFGGKD, via the coding sequence ATGAAGGCAGAAGATTTTTTGCCTTTAGTTAAATTAATAGTCAATCATTTGCAAGTTAGACTGCCAGCCTATTTGGAAACTGATGATCTGATTGGTTGGGGAGTATTTGGACTTTTAGAAGCTTTCCAAAAGTTTGATCCTCAGAGAGGCATTAAATTTGAAAGCTACGCTACTCCAAGAATCAAAGGAGCAATTTTAGATGCTATTCGTAAACATAGTTGGGCTCCCCGCTCTGTTTATGAACATTTAAAAAGTTATAATAAGGTTTTAGATAAATTGGAACAGGCAGGAAACGAAGAAATAACCAACGAAATGGTTGCCGCGGAAATGGGAATTAGTGTTTCCGAAGTAGAGCAGTTGTTACTTGATATTAATAAATTGACAATAGATTCTTTAGAAAGCTTTATTTATGCGAAAGATAATAATTTAACACTGGCCGATACAGTAGTTGACAGCAAAAGTCCCGACCCTCAGTTAATGCTGGAAGAGCAAGAATTAAAAAGCGCTTTGGTAAAAGCAATTGAAAATTTGGGAGAAAAAGATCGTTTGCTTTTAAACCTTTATTATTATGAAGAGCTAACTTTAAAAGAAATTGGTCAAGTACTCAATGTATCGGAATCAAGAGTTTGTCAACTTCATGCTAGAGCAATTACTCGTCTAAGGCAGGAATTGAAAGAATTTGGAGGAAAAGATTAA